From the Anguilla rostrata isolate EN2019 chromosome 5, ASM1855537v3, whole genome shotgun sequence genome, the window AAACTTTATATTTCTAACaataatattatgttattagGCTACAAGACATGGGACCttacaaatgaaatatatagATCTGGTAAATTGCATCTCCTCCCTACATCACAGATTCGCACGTTCACATTCTTTCCTGCCTATCTCTTTTTTAGGTCTGCAGAATGCTACAGTTGTTGGATTTGCAGAGGCTGAAGCTGATGTTGCATTTGTAGATGCTGCAGTACATGCTGGCTGGAAAGTATTACAAAACTAACATCACACTGACAAATTTTGGTCCAACTACAGTAACTTGTATAATGGAAATGCACTTTTCCGGTCTGAGAAAATAAGTCGAGTGTCATTTTCACTCTAGTATACGGTGAAAACCCTGCCTTACTGTATATTCAAAAGTGTAATAGCatgcaaatattaataaagaTATGATGGCATATGACATGGACAATAAACTGCTTTAGATTACAGAGATGGGTTAAGAGGAAACTGACTGTTCACAGAGATTGAGCTGAGAAAGATGGGGATGATCACAGTCCCTCTTGTTATCATATGCTCCAGGGTTTCCACCACCTGATGGATGCGGGGCACACTGACGGAACTGTTGAAAACCAGGTCTGCTATGGTGGTGATGagcctgtctcacacacacacacacacacacacacaaatgcattaacAACAATTCAATACACAATGTCAAAGTCTGAAATTGACTTAAATTTTGGGAAGTTGTATATAAAGTAATGAGGCGCCAAGTTTTGCTTCTTGTTTTACCTATTTAGTTTCACatataaatttcatttaaaccGTAATTAGCCAACCTATGATAAATATTAAAGATAAACACAGATTGAAACTATAACATATTTACTTATGGTGCATTTCTTTCCCCTGGGGATTGACTTCAACAGCCCATTAATTTAGGAGACTGCTGACAGTCACGTGTCCTCAACAGCACGATATCATCTTTGAAATCATGCCAGGCTGTCATAAATACTTACTAAATACATAGTACTTAGTACATAGTACAAGTTCAGCACTACAATGAGATCTccccaaaaaatgaatgcaagtcAATCAATGTTATATGTACTATGTATCTTGTACTGACCCATTTTCAGATCCATCTCCTGAACCATCTCCTGAATCCTCTCCGGATCCATCTCCTGAACCTATTCCAGAGCCATCGCCCAAACCAGATCCAGAGCCATCTCCTGATCCAGTTCCTGATCCATCTCCTGATCCAGTTCCAGATCCTTCTCCTGATCCATCTCCTGAACCGATTCCAGAGCCATCTCCTGATCCAGTTCCTGATCCATCTCCTGATCCAGTTCCAGATCCTTCTCCTGATCCATCTCCTGAACCAATTCCAGATCCATCTCCTGATCCAATTCCTGATCCATCTCCAGAATCATCTCCTGATCCAGTTCCTGATCCTTCTCCTGATCCATCTCCTGAACCAATTCCAGATCCTTCTCCTGATCCATCTCCTGAACCGATTCCAGAGCCATCTCCTGATCCAGTTCCTGATCCATCTCCTGATCCAGTTCCAGATCCTTCTCCTGATCCATCTCCTGAACCAATTCCAGAGCCATCTCCTGATCCAATTCCTGATCCATCTCCAGAATCATCTCCTGATCCAGTTCCTGATCCTTCTCCTGATCCAGTTCCAGATCCTTCTCCTGATCCATCTCCTGAACCGATTCCAGAGCCATCTCCTGATCCAGTTCCTGATCCATCTCCTGATCCAGTTCCAGATCCTTCTCCTGATCCATCTCCTGAACCAATTCCAGAGCCATCTCCTGATCCAATTCCTGATCCATCTCCAGAATCGTCTCCTGATCCAGTTCCTGATCCATCTCCTGAACCAATTCCAGTGCCATCTCCTGATGCAATTCCTGATCCATCTCCAGAATCATCTCCTGATCCAGTTCCTGATCCTTCTCCTGATCCATCTCCTGAACCAATTCCAGAGCCATCTCCTGATGCAATTCCTGATCCATCTCCAGAATCATCTCCTGATCCTTCTCCTGATCCATCTCCTGAACCTATTCCAGAACCATCTCCCGAACCAATTCCAGAGCCATCTCCTGATCCAGTTACTGATCCATCTCCAGAATCATCTCCTGATCCACTTCCAGATCCTTCTGCTGATCCATCTCCTGAACCAATTCCAGAGCCATCTCCTGATCCAATTCCTGATCCAGTTCCTGATCCATCTCCTGATCCAGTTCCAGATCCTTCTCCTGATCCATCTCCTGAACCAATTCCAGAGCCATCTCCTGATCCAGTTCCTGATCCATCTCCAGAATCATCTCCTGATCCAGTTCCTGATCCTTCGCCTGATCCAGCTCCTGAACCGATTCCAGAGCCATCTCCTGATGCAATTCCTGATCCATCTCCAGAATCATCTCCTGATCCATCTCCTGAACCTATTCCAGAACCATCTCCTGAACCAATTCCAGAGCCATCTCCTGATTCAGTTACTGATCCATCTCCAGAATCATCTCCTGATCCACTTCCAGATCCTTCTGCTGATCCATCTCCTGAACCAATTCCAGAGCCATATCCTGATCCGCTTCCTGATTCATCTCCTGATCCACCCCCGGAGCCATCTTCTGGCACATTTCCAGATCCATTTCCTGATTCTTCTCCTGATCCATCTCCTGAACCTATTCCAGATCCATCTCCCGAACCAATTCCAGAGCCATCTCCTGATCCAATTCCTGATCCATCTCCAGAATCATCTCCTGATCCGCTTCCTGATTCATCTCCTGATCCACCCCCGGAGCCATCTTCTGGCGCATTTCCAGATCCATTTCCTGATTCTTCTCCTGATCCATCTCCTGAACCTATTCCAGATCCATCTCCTGAATCATCACCTGATCCAGTTCCTGATCCTTCTCCTGATCCATCTCCTGAACCGATTCCAGAGCCATCTCCGGATCCACTTCCTGATCCTTCTCCTGAACCTATTCCAGAGCCATCTCCTGATCCACTTCCAGATCCTTCTGCTGATCCATCTCCTGGGTCAATTCCAGAGCCATCTCCTGATCCACTTCCAGATCCTTCTGCTGATCCATCTCCAGAATCATCTCCTGATCCAGTTCCTGATCCTTCTCCTGATCCATCTCCTGAACCAATTCCAGAGCCATCTCCAGATCCAGTTCCTGATCCATCTCCTGAATCATCTCCTGATCCAGTTCCTGATCCATCTCCTGAACCAATTCCAGAGCCATCTCCTGATCCAGTTCCTGATCCATCTCCAGAATCATCTCCTGATCCAGTTCCCGATCCTTCTCCTGATCCATCTCCTGAACCTATTCCAGAGCCATCTCCTGAACCAATTCCAGAGCCATCTCCTGATGCAATTCCTGATCCATCTCCAGAATCATCTCCTGATCCTTCTCCTGAACCTATTCCAGAACCATCTCCCGAACCAATTCCAGAGCCATCTCCTGATCCATCTCCAGAATTATCTTCTGATCCACTTCCAGATCCTTCTGCTGATCCATCTCCTGAGTCAATTCCAGAGCCATCTCCTGATCCACTTCCAGATCCTTCTGCTGATCCATCTCCTGGGTCAATTCCAGAGCCATCTCCTGATCCACTTCCAGATCCTTCTGCTGATCCATCTCCTGCGTCAATTCCAGAGCCATCTCCTGATCCTTCTCCTGAACCATCTTCTACTGGGTTTGTATTCTTCCTAGAAACAGAAATGCCAGTTGGtgacatacatatttataactATCATCTTTTCTTAACATCTTTAAAGTCGAAATATccatcatcataataatcaaTTACACATACTGAATCAAAATATGCTCTGCTCATATTGATAGTGATGCCATATCTACCAGCTCAACAGCTCAAGCTTACCACTGTGTTGATATCATTTGGCACCACTAGACTAAAGTTAAgtatgcatacatttttgttattttgattgCCATCACCTCTGGCAATCCCTCCTGGAGTTTTAGAATATGTTCACCCACCTAAAATGTATCCTTGTCAgcagaagaaaggaaggaaattCATCTTCAAACCCAGGTGTGAGCTAGAAACCCAAAGTAAGAGATGGAGTTAATTGAATAGCATACGCTCTCATTCTCATCGCTTTCATGTCAAAATGTTCTGGTCTGTTGTGATGGGTGAAGCAAATTAAGTTTTGTAAATTGCTGATTCGTAGGAATCAAGTTAATACAACGTTATTGGGTCAGGTGAGTATATACCACTACATACCTGCTTTAATATATTATATGAGTGAgtctaaaatgaaatgaaatcaagcAACATTTTTATCCTTCCTTTTCTATTTTCTGTGcacatttgtctgtgtgtaaaacatttttaatttgtctgGGTAGTATGGTTATTGGTCTGGGTTTTTAATCCATGCAAAATAATGAAACTTGACTTCACAGCTTTGTACCTTTGTAcaattaagatttaaaaaaaaaaaaaaaacaaaaaaaatatatatatacactgacAAACTAGTTTTAGTGtttttgatacattttccaAATTATATTTGGAGGCCCACATCCCTTTACTGCATCATTTCTGCCCTCTGAAACTAACATAGCTTGGACCCCACATTTTCACTTGTGCTGATCTCCAGTTCTGCTGTGCACTCATGGTACACAAAGACTGCTGTATTTACATAGGTGCCTTTTGATGTAATGCAGCGTGCAACTCACCTGTGTCTTCGTCAGATTGACTCTGTCCTGGAATGCCAGGGAGCTGGAGTTATATAGATCATCAGTGAAGGTCTCATTGGACGTGAACTCTAACCTGAGGGAAAGAGTGCCGCACTGTGCTTCTGGCAGAGCTGCTATTGCAGGTGATGAAGTTTCTGCAGGTGCCGTGGTGGGTGAAGCTAAAGCTGCAGACAGTGGAGATGCAATTATCagcgataaataaataaacaaatcagcGAGTCCCAGTTAGCAAGCGATTCCGGGCCGGACCTGGGTCGATGCTGGACCGAAATCAACACAGCCGAACCCGGACCTGGCACAGATCTGGCCTGGGGTTGTTTGCTATTTGGTTTGTTGCTAATGAAGaggtttctgttattttaagcACCCTAATAGGGGGTTTTCGTTTAAGTTGTAGGATCAAATGTTTcattaaggagagagagaggaacaacTGAAGTTTCAATGGGACACTAAAATAAAGAATCATGAAAGTTGCCTCTctcactgtgtaaatattttctaGTATTTGCTCTAAATATTAATTgctataatttttatttttacaatagcATTTCTGAATtaagaaaatgtactttatttgtctttatttggACAACACATGCACAGTGTCCTGGGTGATTTCTGTGTTGTCCTTAATTAAGCCAAATTTTTGTTACCAAAAGGACAAATAATATAGTGCaacaaaatcaatcaatcaaacactCAATATTCCTTTTgaacttgaaatgaaaatactgttattatcattattgtcttatcaaataattaaaatattctacAGTGCCATGTACAATCGCCACGGGTCTCATTtgagtgaaaagaaaaacatcatttTTGAAAGTTCATGAgtaaaatggatttatttttttattaaattttctttttcaatgaaCAATAATCAGAATTTTTCACACTTTGTTTCAAGGGCAGGAGCAAGTCGGCAAAAACCTGTGGTGATAATTCATATAAAAAGCTTATTCAAAACACAGATACTGAATAAATAGTGAGTTGGCGAATCTGAGTCTAAATTTCTAGTTTCCAGGTGAGTTTCACATTGCTGTGTTCCCATAAAAATCACTGTCGGAGTGAAATTACGACATGAGCAGCCACACCTGCAATCATGTGAATATGAGGTAATACAAAGGATTCCTCAGTAGCAAAAGGACTCAGTAACATCCTAGTGGAATGGATTCCTCGGAATGTCTACAAATACAAATCAGCTGAGTTTCAGATGATGCGTTTGTCCTAGGAATTCTGATTGTATTTAACTGTGGTTTAGCTACCTTACATCCACTCTCATTTGCATATTGGGGATCACAAATCTTGCCCCTCTGGAAAGGCAAAAGATTCTAACTCAGTGAAACTGAGGGGGAATAGCTTCCACAGCACGTCTACAATGCAAATCAGATAGATAAGTTTCGGATAACACATATGACCAAGGAattgtggacatttttattGTGGCTAGCTTCACAGTCAGTGCTGGAACAACACTCTATACATCACCAGATTTGTATGTATGGacttttttataaatgaggccccagggcTTCAACGAGCAAACAGTGTGTTCCCCAGAACCGAGGTGCCGACCAgcatactgtaaaatatttgttCCCACGCATCCCCCTTTCCGATTTCTTACCAATGACAAAAAGTCCTGATAATATGGTCTTCCAGAGCATATTGATGTTCACTGAAGCATAacctgaaataaaagaaaatattatgttgtttttatatgcacattctcagcttttatctAAGGGTATCTTAGATAAAGATATCTAAGggtttatacactttggtttcaccatgtagaaattaaagaacttttatacatagtccacCCATTTTtgtgcaccataatatttgggacatattaaggttaaataaataaaattagtcctttttagtactttgttgcatatcctttatATTATCTGCCCACAAGACCTTTttactctgcaggctctttacAGTGCCATTCTTGATTTCCCCTCTGACTGGATATTTCCCAGACAGATTGATTTCACATATcgagacaaaatgtaatattagacaaagggaccCCCGGAGTAAAACACGAAACAggtgttttaaattattattgcatttatttgttgaaaaaagttatcaaacatccatatcacccatgtgaaaaaggaaTTGGCCCCTTAGTTATCCAGTTAACcaaatttaactgataattagattgagctgactgaacacagccaggctcgATTCTAGCCAGCCCTGCGGAATCTAAagctcactcatattgaaccttatcATCAAGAGTGAAgcagtcaccacaaagtttatacaagcacactatgccacaatcaatgGAAATCCCGGAAGAGacgttgaaatatatcagtctggaaatgattacaaaaccatttctaaggCTTAGGTGATGAATCTTCACAAAATTTCTCCAAGCACGCAGTGACAACTCATTCAGGAAATCGCAGAAGATCCCAGAAGAGCATGAAACATAGTTTGTAGACAGTAGATCCAATATGCCTCAGGGGAGGGAATTATCCATAATGCCCCCACGTCAGGGTAGAGTTACCTCCTCAATGCCAACATAGTACAGTAGCAGGCACATTATGATTAGATTTGTTAGAATGTAATACCACAGGGATCTTAGTATCACTAGGTCAGTGAGTAAAGCTTCATTGTCTTTAATAATCATAATGTCAAGAAATCTGAGACCAGTTGTATCCCAATGTGAATTTCAGGTGCGGATTCCTGGTGTTATAGTATATACAGTCCAACAGCTGAATTTCATCACCTATCCATAACACAAATATATCATCAGTATATAttatctataatatattaatcaCCTATATCAATAATTAGAGCATTACATCAAGTGTGCAAGTCTCAGTCTTTCATAGTTCTGAAtttacaaatgctaaataaattacaaaaagaaCAATAATTTTATTCACATAAGTGATATTTGCTTTAACTAATTTATTACAGTTCAGTGGTTTGTTGTTGACCTACACATATGTTCAAGAACAACTTTAAAAGAGCAGTGCATGCTATTCAGCACTGAGTCAGTTCAGGGGCTACGCTGCGACTCACCGTACAGTGGGATGGTGTTCAGGTCCGTCTTGTTCAATATTGGTCGATTACTGGTGAGGCTGACAGTCATTAAGTTGCAAAGCTATGACTAGGTGTCACGCAAGCATTATTTATACTGAGGAAGAGGTTTGTTAGAATGTTCCCTCCCCTTCTTACACCAATAGTATACAACGAAACAAGGAAACAAAGCACTGTTGGGCTGCTTGTCTGCTTGTCAGAGGCTGGCATTTTGTCAAATGCCACATTGGATGAtcaaggtatttttttttataccaatCAAACGATGACATCAATGATGAGAAAGATAAGAAATTGAATGGgagaaacatatttttgctgATAACAAACCGGCGTGTAAGCCGAAGATGCAGCCTTATTGAAGAAGGCTATTTACAGTAAGGGAGATTGGGAGATGTTGTCACATGGGTAATCTAGAACATTGCTCATTATTCCCACACTAGAAGGCCCTAAACAAAAGATTTAACAGTAAAATGTGTGACTCGTTGCCCTGAGCCCAACTTCCATTTCACATGTGGTGAgaataatgtttaattttttactcAGTAGAGGGAATGACTTTTTGAAACTAGAATGTGAGGTTTATGAATGAACTTTAGCATGGCTGCTTCAGCAGTTCTTTGTTTGTTACCGGAATAAAATGTTAGCTGTAGCATCTTAAAACTTTACCAGTGTAACCTTATAACCCTTAAAATGAGATTTTGTTGATATTCAAATAGTGCCACTATGTCAGCAAATTGCATCTTTTTTCACCACTTCCAAATACCCAGAAAAAAATCACCCAAATTGAATGTTGAATATCTATTTATTTGTCTGCAGGAACCACACAGAATAAAGTTGTGAATCTCTGCTTTGTGGTACAAACCATAAGCCTCTGTCTAAAATGTCTGTGATGTTACTACACATAATATTCACATATAACTGCAAGTGTCGCAAATGTCACCATAGTGGCCACATGTTTTTAGCAAAAATTCTGAAAGTAACATGGCATGTAGACCTTAGTCAACAGATTTCATTTGGCCAAGCTGTTCTGGGCCAGCTgtcttttaattgtttttcacaAAACTTATGCGTTCATGAGGCAAATGTGTCCATTGTGAGGAGAGGGATCTACTGTATGTACCACCTTGAATTACCTATAGTACCACTAGGTGGACAAATTGAAAGCTTTACACAAGCACACTAGCCTATGACATTAAATAGTGATTTTCTTGACTGTGGTggactagtaaaaaaaaaaaagttttgaattgTTGGCCCCAACTGACATGAATTTTATGTGAGCAAATAACGAAGGCCTGATGCCGGTGTGGAGCTGTGTGCAGTTGAAAGCACAAACCATTTCAGATTCGGAGGCTGCGTGGTTAAATTGCCGGAACTGGCTAATTCAGCTTTAAAGGATAGGGAGTTGGGAAGTGATAAAATGTACTCTAACAGACTCAGATTAAACACCCCTGTCAcacgccagcgtgacacccctgggagggagatgcggcagttccggGAAACACCGTCGGTTGccgggtggagagagagagaacgagagagggcATCCACacgaacacaaaataaaataaatgttatcttcacccttccccctcacgggttccaggaaaaaacaacaaactaaaacaaaaggctaaaataaagacaaaagaaagaaatgcagaACAATGACGAGTTTCATTTGCCCACTCCATAGCTGGGCTGCTGTCCAACTTTCCTCCTACTACTTTTCAGTGGCAGTTCATATTTCCCCATcatgttaaaataaacaaaacggaaatgaaaagaaagtcAAATGAAGAAACAAGCTCTCGGCGTGAGCTCCCGATCTCGGTCCCGAACTGTGGCGAGcggcacacctttaagcacctcgGCTGATTGGTcaacacaacccaggtgcgtgtgctctctccaccagccggtgcAGCCGAGACCAATGCGCTTCTCCGGCGGACCGAATGCTACGACCCCGCTGGAGTTGATTTAGCTAATACTGGCCTTTTTTGCTTTATAGGCTACCGGAAACTACCTGGGTCAAATAACTGATATGCATCAACATTTCAACATCAGTGAAATATCTGCGACCagattaacatttacatttaagaaaacaaatatttattttcaccaaAAAGAAGATAAGTCTTTTTCATGTAGCCAAATTGTACCTTTTGGTTTGCAGTACGTTTTATGGGAAATGGCCAGGGATTGCACAAGTGTTagcatatttgacccaggtctgaaaaACCGGTTTTATTCAGTACAAATAAAGCCATGTCACTGTCATGAAATACAATCCTGAGACACAAgataagacaaataaaatacagaacagtGACACTTGGCCATGCCAAACCACAAAATCACATCCAAAAGTGCAGATTacttctgaaacaaaatattGTCCTCAGAATACTTTAATATGGGGTGCCGTTTGTAAAAAGTCGTACACTTTGAAACCCTGCTCAATTGTTAAAAATTTCACTAAAATTTtgaaatgacacttttttttattacaattgtAATAGCTTTTTCAAGAGTAATGTTTTTCATGAATGCAtgattataaaattatattacacCATGACAGGATTCACTCACAAATGAACACGCCAATGCCAAATGGTCCAGCTTGACTAGGTTCCTAGTGACAGGCTCAGCTAGCTAATAAATGATTCagctgtgtttgtatgagtCCTTCATCCAGAGAACTGACTTTACACATAGGAGGCATGGCTAATTACCAAATATTTAggttttacatttaacatttacatttatatttaacattcacatttaacaagtatatgtataatatataactTTCTTGCACTCCATGCCCATGCTTATTACCTAGGTCATCACTGCAAATGAGAATTTACTTCTCAGTTAACCTCCACCATTAAGGTACATGAAAACATGTACCTCCACTTGCCACAAAATGCTACATATCGATATGTGTTATAGCTACTTTTTGGACCTTAATTGGCGGAACGTACATGTAATGTGGAATTTTCGCTGTGTGTTTTAGTACGAAGGTTAATAACTATTCAAAACcattaatacacatttcaaaagcaCATTCATGTGAATAAATGATTCAGCGAATGCTATAAGGATACAGAAaaagtatgtgcatgtgaatgcgtgcgtgcatttgtgcatgtgtgggcgtgtgtgagggagagagaggaggagagagaagtgtgtgtgcatgtgtgtgtgtgtgtgtgagagagagagaggtgtgtgtgtgtgtgcatgtgtgtgagggagatagagagagagagagagagacagagaaaaaggtgagtgtgtgtgtgtgtgagagagaggtgtgtgtgtgtgtgcatgtgtgtgagggagatagagagagagagagagcgagaaagaggtgagtgtgtgtgtgtgtggtgtatgtgcatgtgtgtgcatttgtgcgtgtatCTCTGTTTTATGATAAGTTGAGCATTTCAGGCCAGCAGGAAGCAGTTGAACACTGAGGTAGAAACAGGTGACCAACCACTGGATGAGGGGCCTGTAGAGGAAAGAAACACACTTAGCAACCGGTATTATGGGATGTGATTCACTCTCTGTTCACTGTATCACCTGGAGTAGGGAATGAGACCAAGCTACAGTACAGGGATGTGCTAATAACACAAACTGTAATATGTCCACTGTTGTAAGAATAAGAAGAGTAGATCAGAGGAAGAACTGACTTGTGTCAAAGATTGAGTTGATACGGACAGGGATATGCAAAGAATATGTGTctacagggaggggggtgggattgggggaGATTACAATCTAAAACGGCATCTGTGGttttacaacaaacaaaaaaagaggctGCAGTCTATAGGGAACTTTTGCTTTTGCTGTCTCAGGGCAAGGGGGCATATGCATTGGTGTCTATCTGTGCTTGTGCCGGATAGATATAGTTTCAtataccctgtgtgtgtgtgcgtgcttgtgtgcaaaTTAGAGACTTTTTCAAACCACAAAGTGTGTAtcctgaaaatggggggggggggggggcttgaggCTGAAGAAGTGGCCTGTCAGACAACAGAAGAAGGGCCTTGCAGGACAGGAGCATCAGCCTAATTGCCCTACCCATCTGTGAGAGAGGATGTTTCTGTGCACCTGACAGCACAGAGTCAGAGTTCTTGTGGCAAGACAGCAGGGAGTTGAAAAGAAGGCCAGTTTGACAAGATGACTTTGCGATGGGTATCAGTAATTGAAATGGAATGTGCGTGGTTAATGTATTGTCttgagtgtttgtgttattAAGAAGTTATGAACTTGTTCCTGCATATTATGTACGTTAATGACGTGTTCGTTTTTGTTATGAAAAAGTTATGGAATGTATTCTGCTTTTGCTTCGCTCCATGAAATACTGCGATGGCTTCTTGGAAACCTTTTTCGCAACAGACCATAAATAGCCACCCCCCAAGTGAGACAGGGATATTTCTTACTCACACACTTCCGGCTGctccaattaaattaaaactgcaaCAGAAATGTAGGATTTATTTCCTCTTGAACaagtcataaaatatttttgttaatgagtggggtcaaaagaaaaaactattccATTCATTTCCCActaggacacacacacccccagcccTCCCTTCTGCCTGCTCTACACACAATTTCCTTCGTCCCTGACACAGTACAATAAAATGCCACAAGAGGAACTGATTCAATTCAAAACATAACATatttgaaaagttaaattaaaataaacaaaaaatcattttttgtcttgttttaaatTGACATTGTGGCtctaacaaatgtattagattatgttttttcctgtttttttttttttgtgtgtgtggaacaggttGTGTTCCAGTCTTAGAAAGAAGTATAagttagcataggttaggtcagagtaatgttctctgtgtgaactggactttaatgtgttcatagccatgaacaacTGTACAAAAAGAATATTTTACCTtttcggacctgtgttttgtagttgttccaatgatcgctttggataaagacgtctgccagataaatgtaatgtcatgtaatgtaatgagtaatACAATGTGATGTCATGATACCCAAAGTAATGGAGAGATTTAGGGGAGACAGTGCCATTGGGGTTTCAGAGACAGAGTTATGAATGTTCTGTTCAACAATTAGACTTCCAAATAAACTGGGGATCTATTTCACCTGCTTTGCTGGGAGACTGCTTCTGTCAGTCAACAAATTATGCGAGAATATCAGTGGCCTTAAAGGCTGCTTACAGTACCAAACAGGACTGCGGACTGCAATGTGCAGTTTTATTcctaattaaatgtaaaataggGGGAAACCAAATCATTCAGTGTCTGACTTTTTTGGTGTCCATGCCcatattttatgaaacaattGCTCAGTGTCATATTTCACTATTGAATCTAACAAACCTGAATGCAAAACAAGTTGTattatacaccgatcagccacaacatgaAAACCACCTTCCTGCGTAATGTTGTGTAGGTcaccctcgtgccgccaaaacagctctgacccgtcgaggcatggactccacctctgaaggtgtcctctggtatatttggatttctgtatatatttgtatctactgtatatttgtatctgatattttgtatcaactgtaaatttgtatctgattgtgttactttgttgtctctGACGCTGCAatagtgcaaattccccccggagatcaataaagtacactactactactactacttattacattattggtttttattacagaaaaaaattgaagtggactacattattgggagttattacactattggtagtttattgc encodes:
- the LOC135254625 gene encoding nipped-B-like protein B; protein product: MDQEKDQEMILEMDQELHQEMALELVQEMDQEKDQELDQEMILEMDQELHQEMALELVQEMDQELDQETILEMDQELDQEMALELVQEMDQEKDLELDQEMDQELDQEMALESVQEMDQEKDLELDQEKDQELDQEMILEMDQELDQEMALELVQEMDQEKDLELDQEMDQELDQEMALESVQEMDQEKDLELVQEMDQEKDQELDQEMILEMDQELDQEMDLELVQEMDQEKDLELDQEMDQELDQEMALESVQEMDQEKDLELDQEMDQELDQEMALDLVWAMALE